The Bacillus sp. B-jedd sequence GAACCGACATACTTTGAAAGGCGCTGGGAGCCGGCAAACCCAGGGACGAGCCCTAGCTGGAGTTCCGGAAGCCCAAGCTTCGCCGTTTCGCTTACAAGGCGGAAGTGGCAGGCCATGGCCAGCTCGAGCCCCCCGCCAAGCGCCGCGCCGTGGATGGCAGCAATGATTGGCTTCGGAAACTTCTCCATCCGCTCAAACAGATTTTGCCCGAGACGGGCCAGCTTCGAAAAGTCCTCGGCGGAATCAATGGTTGTAAACTCCTTAATATCCGCTCCAGCCGAGAAAAATCGGCCTTCCCCATGCAGCAGGAGCACTTTAATCCCCTTTTGCACTTCGATCTCATCAAGGACAGCAGAAAGTTCTTTTAAAAGCCCTGAAGAAAGTGCGTTTGCCGGCGGCCTTTTGATCGTGATTTCCGCAATTCCGCCCTCATCTGTCCAACTTAGAAATTCCAACTTGCTCCCCCCTTAATCAATTTTGCCTTTAGAAGTCCTTGCCTCCGCATGCGCTCCGCATCCATTTAGTAAAAGTGCATGGACAGGCGCGCTGAGCGTGGCCAAATCGTACTTATGTTCATTCATGATCCAGGTTGTGACTGTCTCGTCAATCGTCCCGAAAATCATCTGCCGCGCGAGGCGGGTATCGAGTGTTGCCGAGAACTCCCCATTCTGTTTTCCTTCAAGGAGAATTTTATCAATCACTTTTAAGTACCCTTTCAGCACCTCATTAATTCTTAGGCGCAGCTCCTTATTTGACTGCCTTAATTCAAGCTGGGTGACAATCGCAAGGCTCCGGTTCTCCGAGAGCATCTTGAAATGGGATTCTATCAACAGTAATAACTTCTCTGCC is a genomic window containing:
- a CDS encoding enoyl-CoA hydratase, with protein sequence MEFLSWTDEGGIAEITIKRPPANALSSGLLKELSAVLDEIEVQKGIKVLLLHGEGRFFSAGADIKEFTTIDSAEDFSKLARLGQNLFERMEKFPKPIIAAIHGAALGGGLELAMACHFRLVSETAKLGLPELQLGLVPGFAGSQRLSKYVGSARAAEMLFTSEPITGMEAVQFGLANHVYPEEELMEHAFTFAKKIAKKSSGSLKAAIELLNYSKSGEFYEGVKREAELFGEVFMSADGQEGIKAFIEKREPEFKGE
- a CDS encoding TetR/AcrR family transcriptional regulator; this encodes MKKSRPKYMQIIEAAVTVIAENGYHQAQVSRIARQAGVADGTIYLYFKNKEDILISLFEEKMGAFIEKIEGAIAGKETAAEKLLLLIESHFKMLSENRSLAIVTQLELRQSNKELRLRINEVLKGYLKVIDKILLEGKQNGEFSATLDTRLARQMIFGTIDETVTTWIMNEHKYDLATLSAPVHALLLNGCGAHAEARTSKGKID